In Lysobacterales bacterium, the genomic stretch ATTCCTCCGACACCGGCCTGCGCATCTTCAATTCGATCGAGCACTACGGGCTCGAGATCGTGCGCGCCGCGTTCACCAACGGCGCGCCGACCTGGCCCTACGTGCAGCCGTTCGGCGCGCAGTTGTTCCTGTCGGCGAATCATGACGACGTCGCCAGCGCGCTCGAAGCCGGCGTCGCTGCCGCGACCATCCTGCCGTCCAAGGCACCGGACCGTCAGACCGACCAGCTGCGCATCGCTTTCGATGGCGACGCCGTGATCTTCTCCGACGAGTCCGAACGCATTTCGCAGGAACGAGGTTTGCAGGCCTTTCACGACAACGAGATCGAGCATGCGGCCAAGCCGATGGGCGGTGGACCGTTCCGCGCCTTCCTCGACCAGTTGCACCGCATCCAGTCGGCATTTCCGTTCGGGCAGAGCCCGATCCGCACCGCGCTCGTCACCGCGCGCTCGGCGCCGGCGCACAAGCGCGTGATCCTGACCTTGCGCGAGTGGGGCGTACGTCTCGACGAAGCCATGTTCCTCGGTGGCCGCGACAAGGGGCCGTTCCTGCGCACCTTTGGCGCCGACATCTTCTTCGACGATTCCGCGCGCAATGCCGAGTCCGCCAGCGGCCACGTCGCCACCGGCCATGTGCCGCACGGCGTCTCCAACCAGCCGTAGGGTGTGCCGAGCAAAGCGAGGCGCACCGCCGATTCGCGAAGGCGCACGATTTGCACCGCCCGTTCGCGGGCGTGTTCGGTGCGCACCGCTTCGCGGTGCACACCCTACGCGATGTCGCGGTCGTGGTTCGTGGTGGC encodes the following:
- a CDS encoding 5'-nucleotidase; translated protein: MSLDASNDNRLTVAISSRALFDLGESHALFEREGLDAYRAYQMARENELLAPGIAFPLVEKLLRINRLSAETPRIEVILLSRNSSDTGLRIFNSIEHYGLEIVRAAFTNGAPTWPYVQPFGAQLFLSANHDDVASALEAGVAAATILPSKAPDRQTDQLRIAFDGDAVIFSDESERISQERGLQAFHDNEIEHAAKPMGGGPFRAFLDQLHRIQSAFPFGQSPIRTALVTARSAPAHKRVILTLREWGVRLDEAMFLGGRDKGPFLRTFGADIFFDDSARNAESASGHVATGHVPHGVSNQP